From a single Polynucleobacter asymbioticus QLW-P1DMWA-1 genomic region:
- a CDS encoding efflux RND transporter permease subunit, whose protein sequence is MKWTDLFIRRPVLSLVVSALVLVFGLKAIGSLPVNQYPQTQNAIVTITTAYYGADPETIAGFITQPLEASIAQAQGIDYLSSTSVSGVSTIIATLKLNYDSNAALTQIQTQISAVKNQLPPQAQQPVLTVQVGQSTAAMYMGFYSDEIPNNAITDYLLRVVKPKLDSVEGVQNAEITGGRKFALRAWLDREKMAGLGVGADDVFSAMSANNYLSAVGSTKGDMVSVDLVAGTDLHTLDEFRKLVIKNDGVNIVYLDQVATVTLGSEDYNTNVAFSGKKSVFIAIKVAPQANLLDVAQRVRDVVPSIQKQLPIGMTGKIVYDSTIFITSSIDEVVSTLLEALFIVTVVIYLFLGSVRAVAVPVIAMPLSLIGTFFLMQILGYSINLLTLLALVLAIGLVVDDAIIVVENVDRHMKEGKSPLEASLIAARELGGPILAMTVVLIAVYIPIGFQGGLTGALFTEFAFTLASAVAVSGLIALTLSPMMCSRIFTEEQEASPFVQKIDKIFDKVHHSYQSTLRELLSTWQVIIVMGAILLGGVAYLYSTARSELAPTEDQGIVLMQASGPPNSTVTQMQTYADQIYAIASAEPEYEQAFQITSPTSSFGGILLKDWSSRSRNATKFQEDMQQKWNTIAGARVAAFQFPALPGAQGLPVQVVINTTESYEQLNEVSQAVLDKVRRSGNFFFVDSDLKIDKPQDVLVIDREKVAALGMTQQQVGSALSAALGGGYVNYFSVAGRSYKVIPQVKQVDRLNPDQILDYYIRTPSGAMVQARTIASIKQKVVPQSINHFQQLNSATISGVSTPFISQADLLEYMRQTLKEVAPNGYSMDYAGPSRQFMAESGGFLVTMFFAILIVFLVLAAQFESFRDPIVILVSVPMALFGALIFINLGFTTLNVYTQVGLVTLMGLISKHGILIVEFANELQEAGRSKLDAIVEASSVRLRPILMTTAAMVLGVLPLVIASGAGAAGRQSMGIVIFTGLSIGTLFTLFVVPAMYLFIGADHHQKKFKET, encoded by the coding sequence ATGAAATGGACTGATCTATTTATTCGCAGGCCAGTGCTCTCGCTGGTGGTGAGTGCGCTTGTCCTGGTGTTTGGCTTGAAGGCGATTGGCTCATTGCCGGTCAATCAATATCCGCAGACGCAAAATGCGATTGTCACGATTACTACTGCCTATTATGGCGCAGATCCAGAGACGATTGCAGGCTTCATTACGCAACCTCTAGAGGCATCTATTGCGCAAGCACAGGGTATTGATTACTTGTCTTCAACTAGCGTGAGTGGTGTATCGACCATCATTGCTACCTTGAAGCTGAATTACGACTCCAATGCGGCATTGACTCAGATTCAGACGCAAATTAGCGCGGTGAAGAACCAACTGCCACCACAAGCACAACAACCTGTTCTTACAGTTCAGGTCGGTCAGTCCACTGCAGCGATGTATATGGGTTTCTACAGTGATGAGATTCCTAATAATGCGATTACCGATTACCTCTTAAGGGTCGTTAAGCCAAAGCTGGATTCAGTTGAGGGTGTGCAGAATGCGGAGATCACAGGAGGTCGTAAATTTGCATTACGCGCTTGGCTAGATCGCGAAAAAATGGCTGGTCTGGGTGTAGGGGCTGATGATGTCTTTAGCGCTATGTCTGCCAATAACTACTTATCTGCAGTGGGAAGCACCAAAGGCGATATGGTTTCTGTCGACTTAGTTGCAGGAACAGACTTACATACATTGGATGAGTTTCGTAAATTGGTCATCAAGAATGATGGCGTTAATATCGTCTACCTTGATCAGGTGGCGACAGTCACTTTAGGTTCGGAAGACTACAACACCAATGTGGCCTTTAGCGGCAAGAAATCGGTATTTATTGCGATCAAAGTTGCCCCACAAGCTAACTTATTGGATGTCGCGCAGCGGGTGCGTGATGTAGTCCCCAGCATTCAGAAGCAACTTCCTATCGGAATGACGGGAAAGATTGTTTATGACTCCACGATATTTATTACCAGCTCTATTGATGAGGTGGTCTCCACTTTGCTTGAAGCCTTATTTATTGTGACGGTGGTGATTTATCTCTTCTTGGGAAGCGTGCGTGCAGTAGCTGTTCCGGTAATAGCAATGCCCCTGTCATTAATTGGCACTTTCTTCTTAATGCAGATTTTGGGCTATTCCATTAATTTGCTTACCCTCTTGGCCTTGGTTCTCGCAATTGGTTTGGTGGTGGATGACGCCATTATTGTGGTGGAAAACGTTGACCGTCATATGAAGGAGGGCAAGTCTCCTTTAGAGGCGTCTTTGATTGCCGCACGAGAATTAGGCGGCCCAATTTTGGCGATGACAGTCGTCTTAATTGCTGTATATATTCCGATTGGATTTCAGGGTGGTTTAACAGGAGCCTTATTTACTGAGTTCGCCTTTACCTTGGCTAGTGCAGTTGCAGTATCGGGTTTGATTGCCTTAACGCTTTCCCCTATGATGTGCTCCCGCATCTTTACTGAAGAGCAAGAGGCCTCTCCGTTTGTGCAAAAGATCGATAAGATCTTTGATAAGGTACACCATAGCTACCAATCGACTCTGCGTGAATTGCTCAGTACCTGGCAAGTCATTATTGTGATGGGGGCAATTTTATTGGGTGGTGTTGCGTATCTCTATTCAACTGCTCGTTCAGAATTAGCGCCTACAGAGGATCAAGGCATTGTCTTGATGCAAGCCTCTGGCCCTCCCAATAGCACCGTGACTCAAATGCAAACGTATGCGGATCAGATTTATGCAATTGCTAGCGCTGAACCCGAATATGAACAGGCATTCCAAATTACCAGTCCAACGTCTAGCTTTGGCGGAATCTTGCTAAAAGACTGGAGCTCACGTAGTCGTAATGCAACCAAGTTCCAAGAAGATATGCAGCAAAAGTGGAATACGATTGCAGGCGCTAGGGTAGCTGCTTTCCAGTTTCCTGCATTACCAGGTGCTCAGGGCTTACCGGTGCAAGTAGTTATTAATACGACTGAGTCCTACGAGCAGCTTAATGAAGTATCTCAAGCTGTTTTAGATAAAGTACGACGGAGTGGCAACTTTTTCTTTGTGGATTCCGATTTAAAGATTGATAAGCCACAAGACGTATTAGTGATCGATCGAGAGAAGGTAGCCGCCTTAGGAATGACTCAGCAACAAGTGGGCTCCGCCCTCTCTGCAGCATTGGGTGGTGGGTATGTGAACTACTTCTCAGTAGCGGGCCGCTCTTATAAGGTAATCCCTCAAGTAAAACAGGTAGATCGCTTAAATCCAGATCAAATCTTGGATTACTACATTCGTACCCCTAGTGGCGCCATGGTTCAAGCGCGCACGATTGCCAGCATCAAACAAAAAGTAGTTCCACAATCGATTAACCACTTTCAGCAACTGAACTCAGCAACGATTTCTGGAGTAAGTACACCATTTATTTCGCAGGCTGACTTGCTGGAATATATGCGCCAGACCTTGAAAGAAGTTGCCCCTAACGGCTACAGCATGGACTACGCTGGACCCTCTCGTCAGTTCATGGCTGAGTCAGGCGGCTTCTTGGTAACGATGTTCTTCGCGATTTTGATTGTGTTCTTGGTGCTTGCTGCGCAGTTTGAAAGCTTCCGCGATCCTATCGTGATCTTGGTCTCTGTACCGATGGCTTTATTTGGCGCATTAATTTTTATTAATTTAGGTTTTACGACGCTTAACGTGTATACGCAGGTCGGTTTGGTAACGCTGATGGGCTTGATTAGTAAACACGGAATTTTGATTGTCGAATTTGCCAATGAATTACAAGAAGCTGGGCGCAGCAAATTAGATGCGATTGTGGAGGCTAGTAGCGTACGTTTGAGGCCTATTCTGATGACCACCGCAGCCATGGTATTGGGCGTCTTACCTTTGGTGATTGCTTCTGGGGCAGGTGCTGCAGGTCGACAGTCGATGGGCATTGTGATCTTTACCGGCTTATCTATTGGTACCCTGTTTACTTTATTCGTGGTGCCTGCGATGTATCTATTTATTGGCGCAGACCATCATCAAAAGAAATTTAAAGAGACTTGA